The following are encoded in a window of Amaranthus tricolor cultivar Red isolate AtriRed21 chromosome 2, ASM2621246v1, whole genome shotgun sequence genomic DNA:
- the LOC130804985 gene encoding BTB/POZ domain-containing protein At3g19850-like — protein MADQCDLQIHINSQQTFFLNQKIVSAFSGKLKKLIKQQKKRTQINNLSFSLEDFPGGSDGFELVSRFCYNNGRIPITVHNVSQLYCASLFLGMTDKYSSCNLLQQTETFLEEMFHWSWDDVLVCLKTCENFFSFADSSNLIDKLITTLLAKIAQNSDVSLIFSSKSSSSSSPDHTLSSHRIRLSNSSTKTTPDLSKQLSSSSNNHTSNNKAWWFDDLATLSPMVIERVIRNLGAFGSDNNSLLLTKFIIHYLKTSLQGKKNISIYSKSDYSGLADTAVYGVILMGRTAFSCRALFWVMRLVSGFGLSKVCRSGLEKLIGSMLDWAKLDDLLISGNSSEGNNMGGVYDVNVVIRLIRVFVHCESVSLERLKKVGWLVDQYLAEISPDQNLKISKFIGVAQSLPDLARDCFDGVYRAIDIYLESHPTLSFEERTRLCRCLNYEKLSLEACKDLAKNPRIPPRVAVQALASQKHVNYEPPTKSDQLEYYCQTPNKMSNNKQIVLYEEAAPLTHHDQHQYCGNHPEEGEGDDDDDDADDDDEYECISEGSGDMKLNIQRMQWRVLELEKMCNEMKGQMSKLVRHNRSFSSPSYNRPPPRLC, from the exons ATGGCAGACCAATGTGATCTTCAAATCCATATCAATTCCCAACAAACATTCTTTCTCAATCAG AAAATTGTGTCAGCTTTCTCAGGGAAGCTCAAAAAATTGATcaaacaacaaaagaaaagaacCCAGATCAACAACCTATCCTTTTCCCTTGAAGATTTCCCAGGAGGCTCAGATGGGTTTGAGCTTGTTTCAAGATTCTGCTACAACAATGGCAGAATACCCATCACAGTACACAACGTTTCTCAGCTTTATTGTGCTTCACTTTTTCTGGGTATGACTGATAAATACTCAAGTTGTAATCTTTTACAGCAAACTGAAACATTTCTTGAAGAAATGTTCCATTGGTCTTGGGATGATGTTCTTGTTTGCTTAAAAACTTGTGAAAATTTCTTTTCATTTGCTGATTCTAGTAACCTAATTGATAAACTTATTACCACTTTACTTGCTAAAATTGCTCAAAACTCTGATGTTTCCCTCATTTTCTCCTCAAaatcatcctcctcttcttcccCTGATCATACTTTATCCTCCCATCGAATTCGGCTCTccaattcatcaacaaaaactaCCCCAGATTTAAGCAAACAACTATCATCTTCAAGCAATAATCACACAAGTAATAACAAAGCATGGTGGTTTGATGATTTAGCTACGCTTTCTCCAATGGTGATTGAAAGAGTAATCAGAAATTTGGGTGCTTTTGGGAGTGATAACAACAGCTTATTACTCACaaaattcatcattcattacCTTAAAACATCCCTTCAAGGAAAGAAAAACATCTCCATTTACTCCAAATCAGACTATAGTGGGCTTGCTGATACTGCTGTATATGGAGTAATCTTAATGGGAAGAACTGCATTTTCTTGCAGGGCATTGTTTTGGGTAATGAGACTTGTTTCTGGATTTGGGTTAAGTAAAGTTTGTAGAAGTGGGTTAGAGAAATTGATAGGAAGTATGCTTGATTGGGCAAAATTGGATGATTTATTGATATCTGGAAATAGCAGTGAAGGGAATAATATGGGAGGTGTTTATGATGTTAATGTTGTAATAAGATTAATTAGAGTGTTTGTACATTGTGAAAGCGTATCATTAGAGAGGTTAAAAAAAGTAGGTTGGTTGGTGGATCAGTACTTGGCAGAGATTTCACCTGATCAGAACCTAAAGATCTCCAAATTCATTGGTGTTGCTCAAAGTTTACCAGATTTAGCAAGGGATTGTTTTGATGGTGTCTACAGAGCTATTGATATCTACCTTGAG TCTCATCCAACGCTGTcatttgaagaaagaacgagATTATGTAGATGTCTCAACTATGAAAAACTATCCTTAGAAGCATGCAAAGATCTTGCAAAGAACCCAAGAATCCCTCCAAGAGTAGCAGTTCAAGCACTTGCTTCTCAGAAACATGTAAATTATGAGCCTCCAACTAAGTCAGATCAATTGGAATATTACTGTCAAACTCCTAATAAGATGAGCAACAACAAACAGATTGTTCTGTATGAAGAAGCTGCACCATTAACTCATCATGATCAGCATCAGTATTGTGGCAATCATCCAGAAGAAGGAGagggtgatgatgatgatgatgatgctgatgatgatgatgaatatgaaTGCATTTCAGAAGGTAGTGGAGATATGAAGTTGAATATACAAAGAATGCAATGGAGGGTCCTTGAATTGGAGAAAATGTGTAATGAAATGAAGGGTCAAATGTCAAAATTGGTGAGGCATAATAGATCTTTTAGTTCCCCTTCATATAATAGACCACCTCCTAGACTTTGTTAa
- the LOC130805562 gene encoding LOW QUALITY PROTEIN: uncharacterized protein LOC130805562 (The sequence of the model RefSeq protein was modified relative to this genomic sequence to represent the inferred CDS: substituted 2 bases at 2 genomic stop codons), with protein MYDRVSTNIHTLVGLTKSFPVKVGLHQGSTLSPFIFTIIIEEISKSIWETVPWCMLFADDIVLVGKTKEEVNRKLEEWKTMLRDKGLLISRKKTEYLRCHFSGTESISEPEVTIGGEVVACTTKFRYLGSVIHSNGEIDGDVTNRIQAGWLKWQAASGVLCDRKFPSRLKGKFYRVAIRPAMLYGTECWPVKKTFEHKMEVTEMRILRWMCSHTMMDXIRNXELREKLGVAPLSAKMRENRLRWFGHVKRKTNDAPVRRGESIIVKGKRGRGRPRRTWEEQIKRDMHELQLSADITRDRGKNSPLHLNLVLIQAMARLFRSPTLDSSSKQFLVRM; from the exons atgtatgacagagtttcaACTAACATTCACACACTGGTGGGGTTAACAAAGTCTTTCCCAGTTAAAGTGGGCCTACATCAAGGATCGACCctaagtcctttcatttttacgaTCATAATAGAGGAGATTTCTAAATCAATTTGGGAGACAGTACCCTGGTGCATGCTATTTGCGGATGATATTGTGTTGGTAGGAAAAACTAAGGAGGAGGTTAATAGAAAATTGGAAGAGTGGAAGACAATGCTAAGAGATAAAGGGTTGCTCATAAGTCGTAAGAAGACAGAATATTTGCGATGCCACTTTAGTGGGACAGAGTCAATAAGTGAACCTGAGGTGACAATAGGCGGTGAAGTTGTTGCATGTACGACAAAGTTCAGGTATTTAGGATCGGTGATTCAcagtaatggggagattgatggagatgtTACTAACCGTATACAAGCGGGGTGGCTTAAGTGGCAAGCAGCCTCTggggtgctatgtgataggaagttTCCTagtagattaaaaggtaaattttacagAGTTGCTATTAGGCCTGCAATGTTGTATGGGACAGAATGTTGGCCAGTAAAAAAGAcgtttgaacataagatggaagttacagaaatgcgtatacTGAGGTGGATGTGTAGCCACACAATGATGGATTGAATAAGGAACTAGGAGCTCAGAGAGAAGTTAGGG GTTGCCCCTCTTTCTGCAAAGATGCGTGAAAataggttgagatggtttgggcatgtgaaGAGAAAGACTAATGATGCCCCCGTAAGAAGAGGCGAAAGCATCATAGTTAAGGGTAAGAgaggtcgaggaagacctaggagaacctGGGAGGAACAGATCAAAAGGGACATGCATGAGTTGCAACTCTCTGCGGACATAACCAGGGATAGGG GAAAGAACAGTCCGTTACATCTGAACTTGGTGCTCATTCAAGCAATGGCCAGGCTCTTTCGATCACCCACTTTGGATTCCAGTTCTAAGCAGTTTTTGGTTCGAATGTGA
- the LOC130804986 gene encoding uncharacterized protein LOC130804986, producing the protein MVRMMSQSLPQNDNYNSNNSSNGPQNHHHHHYHSQPAPLSFSPPPSSLHAVRINSFQNKLVPGRVRLSDISPYDGASCGAYLKAVEALSGSLMKHNAAVIELGSNDAAIMRCGLESAKLYFRNRTGTVGKGDRAVYKYRAGRTLEDNDSSPPCMAEVFRCLGKIARAVLCAIARHLRLRSDIFNHLLDDNPLPAGEESSSMLVATYFTASLQNGKGTISGGKSSVSFEKGLLTLVSSDAPGLQVCDPNGRWYLADSGLGSSSVLLLTGKALSHATAGLRPTVSHRVVADISSVAGVGAGRTSLAFMLMPQSNAILDCSSITAAGHVIPHSYAPISVSQFMDDLCAEEDALCNHTEDTYVEQNHVNKEPSLRSVLSDPISGTFLEDAMVVSCGHSFGGLMLRKVIETSRCMLCHMEIDTQSLIPNHALRAAAAAVKHEDDRRLFHNAALRKRRKEIGHQIDLGRKINNKENGIITSDSGLQRAVQYPFSVNEKVVIKGNRRTPDKFVGKEAIITSQCLNGWYLLKILGSGESVRLQYRSLRKLTDSQREDICGSEPIQGSSSEHDL; encoded by the exons ATGGTGAGGATGATGTCTCAGTCACTCCCACAAAACGATAATTATAATAGCAACAACAGCAGCAACGGCCCAcaaaatcatcatcaccatcactACCATAGTCAACCAGCTCCGCTTTCTTTTTCACCTCCACCCTCCTCCCTTCATGCCGTGCGCATTAATTCTTTCCAAAATAAACTTGTTCCGGGCAGGGTTCGGCTTTCGGATATTTCTCCGTACGACGGAGCCTCATGTGGGGCTTACCTGAAGGCAGTGGAAGCTCTTTCTGGGTCCCTTATGAAACATAATGCGGCGGTTATTGAGCTCGGAAGCAATGATGCTGCAATCATGCGGTGCGGGTTGGAGTCGGCTAAGTTGTATTTCAGGAATAGGACTGGGACTGTTGGTAAAGGAGACAGAGCTGTTTACAAGTATAGGGCTGGAAG GACTTTAGAAGATAATGATTCTTCTCCTCCGTGCATGGCTGAAGTTTTTAGATGCTTGGGTAAGATTGCTCGTGCTGTGTTGTGTGCTATTGCCAGGCATCTCCGTCTGCGTAGCGA CATCTTTAACCATCTGCTTGATGATAATCCACTACCTGCTGGTGAGGAGTCCTCCTCTATGCTTGTCGCAACCTATTTTACGGCTTCTTTGCAAAATGGAAAAGGGACTATTAGTGGGGGGAAATCATCTGTTAGTTTTGAGAAGGGATTGTTAACTCTTGTGTCGTCTGATGCTCCCGGCCTTCAG GTCTGTGACCCCAATGGTCGATGGTACCTGGCAGATAGTGGGTTAGGTTCCAGTTCTGTTTTGTTACTGACAGGGAAGGCACTTAGTCATGCTACAGCTGGCCTTCGTCCTACTGTCTCACATCGTGTGGTTGCTGATATCTCTTCAGTTGCTGGTGTTGGTGCTGGAAG GACATCATTAGCCTTTATGCTTATGCCACAGAGCAATGCCATTTTGGACTGTTCTTCTATTACTGCAGCCGGTCATGTCATTCCTCACAGTTATGCTCCCATATCCGTAAGCCAATTCATGGATGATCTTTGTGCTGAAGAAGATGCTTTGTGCAATCACACTGAAGATACTTAT GTGGAACAAAATCATGTTAACAAGGAGCCGTCATTGAGAAGTGTTCTTTCTGATCCCATATC GGGTACATTTCTCGAAGATGCAATGGTTGTCTCATGTGGACACTCATTTGGGGGTCTCATGCTGAGAAAGGTTATTGAAACG TCCAGGTGCATGCTATGTCACATGGAGATTGACACCCAGTCATTGATTCCGAACCATG CTTTAAGAGCTGCTGCTGCAGCAGTAAAGCATGAGGATGATCGAAGACTTTTCCATAATGCAGCACTTAGAAAGCGACGAAAAGAAATTGGTCATCAGATAGATTTgggaaggaaaattaataataag GAGAATGGGATTATTACTTCAGATAGTGGTCTGCAAAGAGCAGTTCAGTATCCATTTTCTGTAAATGAGAAAGTAGTGATCAAG GGGAATCGTAGAACACCCGATAAATTTGTTGGAAAAGAAGCTATAATAACATCTCAGTGTCTTAATGGCTG GTATTTGCTCAAAATACTAGGAAGTGGGGAAAGTGTTCGCTTGCAATATAGGTCTCTCCGAAAGCTCACTGATTCACAACGAGAGGATATATGTGGATCAGAGCCTATTCAAGGTAGTAGCAGTGAACATGATTTGTGA